The Bos taurus isolate L1 Dominette 01449 registration number 42190680 breed Hereford chromosome 13, ARS-UCD2.0, whole genome shotgun sequence genome contains a region encoding:
- the PRNP gene encoding alternative prion protein isoform AltPrp (isoform AltPrp is encoded by transcript variant 3) translates to MEHWGEPIPRTGQSWRQPLSTSGRGWLGSAPWRWLGPASWRWLGPASWRWLGSAPWWWLGTATWWWRLGSRWYPRSMEQTQ, encoded by the coding sequence ATGGAACACTGGGGGGAGCCGATACCCAGGACAGGGCAGTCCTGGAGGCAACCGTTATCCACCTCAGGGAGGGGGTGGCTGGGGTCAGCCCCATGGAGGTGGCTGGGGCCAGCCTCATGGAGGTGGCTGGGGCCAGCCTCATGGAGGTGGCTGGGGTCAGCCCCATGGTGGTGGCTGGGGACAGCCACATGGTGGTGGAGGCTGGGGTCAAGGTGGTACCCACGGTCAATGGAACAAACCCAGTAA
- the PRNP gene encoding major prion protein isoform 1 precursor (isoform 1 precursor is encoded by transcript variant 1) — translation MVKSHIGSWILVLFVAMWSDVGLCKKRPKPGGGWNTGGSRYPGQGSPGGNRYPPQGGGGWGQPHGGGWGQPHGGGWGQPHGGGWGQPHGGGWGQPHGGGGWGQGGTHGQWNKPSKPKTNMKHVAGAAAAGAVVGGLGGYMLGSAMSRPLIHFGSDYEDRYYRENMHRYPNQVYYRPVDQYSNQNNFVHDCVNITVKEHTVTTTTKGENFTETDIKMMERVVEQMCITQYQRESQAYYQRGASVILFSSPPVILLISFLIFLIVG, via the coding sequence ATGGTGAAAAGCCACATAGGCAGTTGGATCCTGGTTCTCTTTGTGGCCATGTGGAGTGACGTGGGCCTCTGCAAGAAGCGACCAAAACCTGGAGGAGGATGGAACACTGGGGGGAGCCGATACCCAGGACAGGGCAGTCCTGGAGGCAACCGTTATCCACCTCAGGGAGGGGGTGGCTGGGGTCAGCCCCATGGAGGTGGCTGGGGCCAGCCTCATGGAGGTGGCTGGGGCCAGCCTCATGGAGGTGGCTGGGGTCAGCCCCATGGTGGTGGCTGGGGACAGCCACATGGTGGTGGAGGCTGGGGTCAAGGTGGTACCCACGGTCAATGGAACAAACCCAGTAAGCCAAAAACCAACATGAAGCATGTGGCAGGAGCTGCTGCAGCTGGAGCAGTGGTAGGGGGCCTTGGTGGCTACATGCTGGGAAGTGCCATGAGCAGGCCTCTTATACATTTTGGCAGTGACTATGAGGACCGTTACTATCGTGAAAACATGCACCGTTACCCCAACCAAGTGTACTACAGGCCAGTGGATCAGTATAGTAACCAGAACAACTTTGTGCATGACTGTGTCAACATCACAGTCAAGGAACACacagtcaccaccaccaccaagggggAGAACTTCACCGAAACTGACATCAAGATGATGGAGCGAGTGGTGGAGCAAATGTGCATTACCCAGTACCAGAGAGAATCCCAGGCTTATTACCAACGAGGGGCAAGTGtgatcctcttctcttcccctcctGTGATCCTCCTCAtctctttcctcatttttctcataGTAGGATAG